The region AATGGCGTGCTGGTCGGCGGCGCCAGCGAGTTGCAGGCGCTGGTCGCATCCGGCGAATTGTCGGCCATGCTGGCAAAAAAAGTGCGCCAGTTTTAAGCCGCCGCACGGCGAGTGATAATGCGAGAGATTTGCCCGCCGCCCTATTGCTTATAGTGAAGCTTTTCATGCCGTAAGGCGAAAGGCGAGCGATGGCGAATGACGAGGGCGTGCAAGGCAGGACGGGCAAGGGACTGATGGCGGCGTGCGCGCTGCTGTGCGTGGCGGCTGTGGCGCTGGCGGCCAGCTGGCAGGCCGGCGCGCTGGCCTTCCAGGCCAATTTTACGGCGCTGGTGCCGGGCATCTTCGGCTCGATGTTGCTGGTGGCCCTGTTTGTCGAGCGCATGATCGAAGTGTTCGTCTCGCTGTGGGCGCCGCCCGAAGTGGCGGCGCACCAGCAGGCCATCACCTGGTGGCAGGCCCAGCGCGGCCGCCTGAAGCGCCGCGTCAGCGATTTATTGGCCGAACTCAATGGCACGCCTGGCCCGCTGGACGACCGCAAGACCGCCATCGGCACGGCGCTGGACGATGCGCGCCAGCAAATCGAGCAGGCCGACCTGAACGTCGACGCCGAGGAAAAAGCCCTGCTGCCCTACACCGTGGCGACCATCAAGGCCACCACCTGGGTCGGCCTGGCGCTGGGCATGATCACCTCGGCCGTGGGCTTCCGTTTCCTGTCGCAGATCATGGTGCTGACGCCGATTTCGGCGCCCGGCCTGCCGCTGTCGGTGCAGGATCAATACAGCGCCTTTATCGCCGTCGACGTGGTGCTGACAGGCGCCGTGCTGGCCGGCGGCAGCAAACTGGTGCATCAGATCTTCGGCGTCTACGAGGCCTATACGACGGCGCTGTCCAAGGCGGCGCAGGCGAAAAGCGTGGCGTCTTCCAGCTAGTCCTGTTGGCGTTTCCAGCTTGGCGGCCTGAGCGGATCGAGCAGGCCGCGCAGGTCGTTGTGATCGAGCTCGTACATCAGCGCAATCAAACTGCCCAGTTCGCCCGAGGGGAAACCCTCGCGCGCGAACCAGCCCAGGTAATGGCCGGGCAGGTCGGCCAGCAGCCGTCCCTGATACTTCCCATATGGCATTTCGCGCGTCAGCAGCAGCGCCAGTTTGTCTGAATTCATGCGGCCATTCTAGCAGATCGCCGCATTGTTGAGATTGGCGCAAGTATCTTCTGCTCAATGAGGTATTTTTCGAAACAAAGAAAACTCCGATACTGCGTGCTATCAACTTTATCGGAGTGTTCCATGTTCAATATCCCCATTGCCCTGCTGGCGCTGACCATCAGCGCCTTTGCCATCGGCACCACCGAGTTTGTCATTGTCGGGCTGCTGCCCACCATCGCGCAGGACCTGGGCGTGAACCTGCCGTCGGCTGGTTTGCTGGTCAGCCTGTACGCGCTGGGCGTGGCCATCGGCGCGCCGGTGCTCACCGCCCTGACCGGCAAGGTGCCGCGCAAGACCTTGCTCTTGACCCTGATGGTGCTGTTCACCCTCGGCAACTTGCTGGCCTGGAAGGCGCCCGGCTATGAAACCCTGGTGATCGCCCGCATCCTGACGGGCCTGGCGCACGGCGTGTTCTTCTCGATCGGCTCGACCATCGCCACCTCGCTGGTGCCGAAGGAAAAAGCCGCCAGTGCGATCGCCATCATGTTTACGGGACTGACCGTGGCGCTGGTGACCGGCGTGCCGCTGGGTACCTTTATCGGCCAGCATTTCGGCTGGCGCGAAACCTTCCTGGCCGTTTCCGCGCTGGGCCTGGTCGCCTTTGTCGGCAGCCTGCTGTATGTGCCGTCGACCATCGCGCACAGCAAACCGGCATCCCTGCTGCAACAGGTGCAAGTGCTGGGCCAGCCGCGCCTGCTGCTGGTGTACGCCATGACGGCGGTCGGCTACGGCGGCTCGTTCATCGCCTTCACTTACCTGGCGCCCATCCTGCAGCAAGTGTCCGGCCTGGGCGCGAACGCCGTCGGCCTGGTGATGCTGGTGTACGGCGTGTCGGTCGCGTTCGGCAATATCTGGGGCGGCAAGCTGGCCGACCAGCGCGGCCCGGTCGCCGCATTGAAATTGATCTTTTTGCTGCTCGCCGCGGTATTGCTGCTGCTGACCTTTACCGCGCCGCATCCGGTGCTGGTGGTCATCACCGTGCTGCTGTGGGGCGCCGTCGCCTTCGGTAACGTGGCTGGCCTGCAAGTGTACGTGGTGCGGCAAGCGGAACACTTCACGCCGCGCGCCGTCGATGTCGCCTCGGGCCTGAATATCGCCGCCTTCAACCTGGGCATCGCCGGCGGCGCATGGGGTGGCGGCCTGATCGTCGAACACCTGGGCCTGGTCCATACCGGCTGGATTGGCGCGCTGGTGGTGCTGGGGGCGTTCGGCCTGACGGCGCTGAGCGGACGGCTCGATCGCAAGAATCCGATACCGGTACGTGTCGGCGAAAAGTCGATTCATGCGGCCGGCCATTGAGGCCATAGCGTACGGCTGCCGTTTTTTCCGTGTCCGGCTTGATGATCATGCCGTTGTCAGGTCATCAAGCTGAAATATTTGTCCTCTATGATCCGACCTCGTCTTCACGCTGGTCTGTCCCACGATATTTATTTATAACGGAAGAAACAAAAAATGTCGAATTACGCTCCTGAGTCCACCCGCCGCCGCCTGTTGCAACTGTTCGCCGGTGCCCCCATGCTGCCGCTTGCCGGCCTGACCGGTGTCAGCGCCTTGCTGTCCGGCTGCGGCGGCAGCTCGGATAACGACCTGCCTCCGGTGACCACGCCAGTCACGCCCACCGCGACGTTTACCACGGCCGAATTCACCGGCATGGCCGCACCAGCCGCCAGTTCGCCTGCCGCACTGGCCACCACCACCGTCGGCTCCAAGCTCAAGGTCAATTTCAGCGATGGCAGCAGCAACAGCTATAACCTGGCGTACCAGCCATTCTTCCTGACCGGTGACCGCGTGCCGGATGGCAAGGGCGGCACCGTGATCGCGGGCGGCTATGTCGACATCAAGAACCAGCCCATCATCGACAGTTCGGTGGCAGGCAGGGAGCGCCAGTTCTTCTCGGACTCGCCGGACGGCAGCTCGATGCTGACGGTGGCCAACCCTACCGTGACCGGCATCAAGGGCAAGCCGGTGTTTGCCGTGGTGCAGTTTGAATACAACTCGCTGAACCAGGCCGGCGCGTCCACCTACGGCACCTTGCCGTCGCCGATCGCCGTGCTGACCCTGGACCAGGACCAGACCACCGGCAAGCTGTCGATGGTGAAATACCACAATGTCGATACCTCGTCCGTCAAGGGCCTGTGGATCACCTGCGGCGCCAGCCTGTCACCATGGAACACCCACCTGTCGAGCGAAGAGTACGAGCCCGATGCCTTCGACCAGGGCCTGGGTGGCCAGACCCTGGCCGTGCTCAAGGAGTTCAGCAAGAACGTCTTCGGCAACACCGCCACCGCCAATCCGTACGACTACGGCCACCTGCCAGAGGTTTCCGTGAATCCGGACGGCACCGGCAGCATCAAGAAGCACTACTGCCTGGGCCGCTACTCGCGCGAACTGGTGCAGGTCATGCCCGACCAGCGCACCATCCTGGGCGGCGATGATTACACCAATGGCGGCCTGTTCATGTTCGTGGCCGACAAGGCCGCCGACCTGGCGGCAGGCGGCACCCTGTACGTCGCCAAATACACGACGCAGCTG is a window of Janthinobacterium sp. J1-1 DNA encoding:
- a CDS encoding MFS transporter, coding for MPIALLALTISAFAIGTTEFVIVGLLPTIAQDLGVNLPSAGLLVSLYALGVAIGAPVLTALTGKVPRKTLLLTLMVLFTLGNLLAWKAPGYETLVIARILTGLAHGVFFSIGSTIATSLVPKEKAASAIAIMFTGLTVALVTGVPLGTFIGQHFGWRETFLAVSALGLVAFVGSLLYVPSTIAHSKPASLLQQVQVLGQPRLLLVYAMTAVGYGGSFIAFTYLAPILQQVSGLGANAVGLVMLVYGVSVAFGNIWGGKLADQRGPVAALKLIFLLLAAVLLLLTFTAPHPVLVVITVLLWGAVAFGNVAGLQVYVVRQAEHFTPRAVDVASGLNIAAFNLGIAGGAWGGGLIVEHLGLVHTGWIGALVVLGAFGLTALSGRLDRKNPIPVRVGEKSIHAAGH
- a CDS encoding DUF3820 family protein codes for the protein MNSDKLALLLTREMPYGKYQGRLLADLPGHYLGWFAREGFPSGELGSLIALMYELDHNDLRGLLDPLRPPSWKRQQD
- a CDS encoding alkaline phosphatase PhoX: MSNYAPESTRRRLLQLFAGAPMLPLAGLTGVSALLSGCGGSSDNDLPPVTTPVTPTATFTTAEFTGMAAPAASSPAALATTTVGSKLKVNFSDGSSNSYNLAYQPFFLTGDRVPDGKGGTVIAGGYVDIKNQPIIDSSVAGRERQFFSDSPDGSSMLTVANPTVTGIKGKPVFAVVQFEYNSLNQAGASTYGTLPSPIAVLTLDQDQTTGKLSMVKYHNVDTSSVKGLWITCGASLSPWNTHLSSEEYEPDAFDQGLGGQTLAVLKEFSKNVFGNTATANPYDYGHLPEVSVNPDGTGSIKKHYCLGRYSRELVQVMPDQRTILGGDDYTNGGLFMFVADKAADLAAGGTLYVAKYTTQLTETTTGKLQWVKLGRGTHAEIKALVDGGIKATDIMDSTLTDPNDTSYTKIVLNKKTAWVRVKAGQEKAAAFLETHRYAALKGGSMAFTKNEGTTVNAKDKIAYSAYANIQDSMVEGGSGYVAGHNVKFKKLVAGGVVSHKLAGGQKDDTGAAIDSEWVPSESTVLLAGEDIAGDALGNTANPDKIASPDNLKFSEKLRTLFIGEDSGNHLNNFLWGYNVDTKKLERLLSCPAGAESTGLHAVDEINGWTYVMSNFQHPGDEWNRFPTLPSALKDQINIMINTNYNNKFSGAVGYLTAELSQVKLSK